A window of the Comamonas sp. Y33R10-2 genome harbors these coding sequences:
- a CDS encoding SPOR domain-containing protein: protein MLRIIFLLLVLGNAGYYLWSQGHLAGMGLTPEVQSEPQRVHEQIKPDALVLPEVERARNSEPAEAAQPEAGATSHPESAPVAVPEQAAKPEIKPEAKPDVPPAVQPDAKVEAVPVAAKEVKEAKAVKEVKEVETCYQASGIEEVQADSIRRALASKAKGDWELVPSHQSGRWMVYMGKFPDAEFRDRKRAELRLMNVDFDRVGGNFEPGLSLGRFSSEDAAQRQLASLMRQGVRSARVVQERAEVTSYALRLPKATASFKSDVMVLAGNNLLPKSLKACAK from the coding sequence ATGCTGAGAATTATTTTCTTGCTGCTGGTGCTTGGTAACGCAGGTTACTACCTGTGGAGTCAGGGTCATCTGGCCGGCATGGGGCTGACGCCGGAAGTGCAGTCTGAGCCGCAGAGAGTGCATGAGCAGATCAAACCCGACGCGCTGGTGCTCCCCGAAGTTGAGCGGGCCAGAAATAGCGAGCCTGCTGAGGCGGCTCAGCCAGAAGCTGGAGCGACTTCTCATCCTGAATCGGCGCCTGTAGCCGTGCCAGAGCAGGCAGCTAAACCCGAGATCAAGCCCGAGGCCAAACCCGACGTTCCGCCAGCCGTCCAGCCTGATGCCAAGGTTGAAGCCGTCCCTGTCGCTGCGAAGGAAGTGAAAGAAGCCAAGGCAGTGAAGGAGGTCAAGGAAGTTGAGACCTGCTATCAGGCCAGTGGCATTGAAGAAGTTCAGGCTGACAGTATTCGCCGTGCGCTTGCCAGCAAAGCCAAGGGCGATTGGGAGTTGGTGCCTAGCCACCAAAGCGGCCGCTGGATGGTCTATATGGGCAAGTTCCCCGATGCGGAGTTTAGAGATCGCAAGCGCGCTGAACTGCGCCTGATGAATGTGGATTTTGATCGCGTAGGTGGCAACTTTGAGCCCGGTTTGTCGCTGGGCCGTTTCTCGTCAGAAGATGCGGCACAGCGCCAGCTAGCGAGCTTGATGCGTCAGGGCGTGCGCAGTGCACGCGTGGTGCAAGAGCGCGCCGAGGTGACGAGCTATGCGCTGCGCCTGCCCAAGGCGACAGCGAGCTTCAAGAGCGATGTGATGGTGCTGGCAGGCAATAACCTGCTGCCAAAATCGCTCAAGGCTTGTGCCAAGTAG